The following are encoded together in the Gemmatimonadaceae bacterium genome:
- the recO gene encoding DNA repair protein RecO translates to MPPLLTEAIVLHSFDYLESSRILRLLTRDAGVRSVLARGARRSQRRFGGGAALDLYAQGSAELHTKPGRDLDTLGGFDLGHARPQLAAHLDRFNGAAAIAEMALRCAHEGAADVDLFDAVALALDEIAAAPGQSARDATLAAAWRVLAALGVAPTIDDCAECHAAVAADEPALFSHPAGGVVCARCRTLARTGRTLPASARGALRVWLSGGSYDITDALEARAHQRLLREFLREHLADDKPLRALDAWGGELA, encoded by the coding sequence ATGCCCCCACTGCTGACCGAAGCCATCGTCCTTCACTCGTTCGACTATCTCGAGTCCTCGCGCATTCTGCGCTTGTTGACGCGAGACGCCGGCGTGCGCTCCGTGCTCGCGCGCGGCGCGCGGCGGTCGCAGCGCCGCTTCGGTGGTGGCGCCGCGCTCGATCTGTACGCGCAGGGTTCGGCCGAGCTGCACACCAAGCCGGGACGCGACCTCGACACACTCGGCGGGTTCGACCTCGGCCACGCACGTCCCCAGCTCGCCGCGCACTTGGACCGCTTCAACGGCGCGGCGGCGATCGCCGAGATGGCGCTGCGCTGCGCGCACGAAGGCGCCGCCGACGTCGACTTGTTCGACGCCGTCGCGCTCGCCCTCGACGAGATCGCCGCCGCGCCCGGGCAGAGCGCGCGCGACGCGACGCTCGCCGCGGCGTGGCGCGTTCTCGCCGCACTCGGCGTCGCCCCGACGATCGACGACTGCGCGGAATGCCACGCGGCGGTCGCGGCCGACGAGCCGGCGTTGTTCAGCCATCCAGCCGGCGGCGTCGTGTGCGCGCGCTGCCGTACGCTCGCTCGCACGGGCCGCACGCTTCCCGCCTCGGCGCGGGGGGCGTTGCGCGTCTGGCTCTCGGGCGGTTCGTACGACATCACCGACGCCCTCGAGGCGCGCGCGCATCAACGTCTCCTCCGCGAGTTCCTGCGCGAGCATCTCGCCGACGACAAGCCGCTGCGCGCACTCGACGCGTGGGGCGGGGAGTTGGCGTAA
- a CDS encoding ABC transporter ATP-binding protein, producing the protein MIRFDDVAVRYARSEIDALAGVTLEAPAGAMTAVVGPNGSGKSTLVRALVGRVAITRGAISVSGESLASLSRPVIARRIAVVSQREDLAFPVTVADYVALGRFPHLGIWHAASSDDERAISDSMREAGVEALTTRRIDALSGGEWQRVRLARALAQGGTALVLDEPTAFLDVAHEMAVFELLHRLAVAGQAVLLVSHQLNLVARFADRMVLLQRGSVVAEGSPADVMRPDVLEPVYRWPLAVTHDPLVGAPALVPLRANSTRNGG; encoded by the coding sequence GTGATTCGCTTCGACGACGTCGCCGTTCGCTACGCGCGCTCGGAGATCGACGCGCTCGCCGGAGTCACGCTCGAGGCGCCGGCGGGCGCGATGACCGCGGTCGTAGGCCCCAACGGCAGCGGCAAGAGCACGCTAGTGCGCGCGCTCGTCGGCCGAGTCGCGATCACACGCGGCGCGATTAGCGTGAGCGGCGAATCGCTCGCCTCGCTCTCGCGTCCTGTCATCGCGCGGCGAATCGCCGTGGTGAGTCAGCGCGAGGATCTCGCGTTCCCCGTGACCGTCGCCGACTACGTTGCCCTCGGACGATTCCCGCATCTCGGGATTTGGCACGCCGCGAGCTCGGACGACGAGCGCGCGATCTCCGACTCGATGCGTGAAGCAGGAGTCGAGGCTCTCACGACTCGGCGGATCGACGCGCTCTCCGGCGGGGAGTGGCAGCGTGTTCGCTTGGCCCGCGCGCTCGCTCAGGGCGGCACCGCGCTCGTCCTCGACGAGCCGACGGCGTTTCTCGACGTCGCGCACGAGATGGCCGTGTTCGAGTTGCTGCACCGGCTCGCGGTGGCGGGCCAGGCCGTGCTGCTCGTGAGCCATCAACTGAACCTCGTCGCGCGATTCGCCGACCGCATGGTTCTGCTGCAGCGCGGATCGGTCGTTGCCGAAGGATCGCCGGCCGACGTGATGCGCCCCGACGTGCTCGAGCCGGTGTACAGGTGGCCCCTCGCCGTCACGCACGACCCCCTCGTCGGCGCGCCGGCGCTCGTCCCTCTACGAGCGAATTCGACTCGGAACGGGGGCTAG
- a CDS encoding iron ABC transporter permease, giving the protein MRASRWAVLVAALILAGLLGLAVGTIRLSPAQLWDGVRGIGDSAFIVRGLRLPRVILAALVGAGLGMSGAALQGVMRNPLAEPYLLGVSGGAAVGAVIAVSVGLASAFVPLAAFVGAIVAVVAAFMVARAAGARGDPRILLMAGVVVGAFANAAIMVVLANAEPNIVRNALWWMMGSAAEATWPQIIVLLIYVGVGGAALVLLGREIDVLSLGEEAAAGLGLDVDASIRRVLFLASLVTAATVAAAGLVGFVGLVVPHISRAAGLRRHRALLIGSALNGATLVVVADLLGRILRPPAELPLGAVTALVGVPFFLLKLRRLT; this is encoded by the coding sequence ATGCGTGCCTCTCGCTGGGCGGTCCTCGTCGCAGCGCTGATCCTCGCAGGTCTTCTCGGTCTCGCCGTCGGCACCATTCGCCTCTCACCCGCGCAGCTCTGGGACGGCGTGCGCGGCATCGGCGACAGCGCGTTCATCGTGCGCGGACTCCGGCTGCCGCGCGTCATACTCGCGGCGCTCGTCGGCGCGGGTCTGGGAATGTCGGGCGCCGCGCTTCAAGGCGTGATGCGCAACCCACTCGCCGAGCCGTATCTGCTTGGCGTGTCGGGGGGCGCGGCTGTCGGCGCGGTGATCGCGGTGAGCGTCGGATTGGCGTCGGCGTTCGTTCCGCTGGCGGCTTTCGTCGGCGCGATCGTCGCCGTCGTCGCGGCATTCATGGTCGCGCGCGCGGCCGGTGCGCGCGGCGATCCACGCATCCTCCTCATGGCCGGCGTCGTCGTCGGCGCGTTCGCCAACGCCGCGATCATGGTCGTGCTGGCGAATGCCGAACCGAACATCGTGCGCAACGCGCTCTGGTGGATGATGGGCTCCGCGGCCGAAGCGACGTGGCCGCAGATCATCGTGCTCCTGATCTACGTCGGCGTCGGGGGCGCCGCGCTCGTGCTCCTCGGCCGCGAGATCGACGTCCTCAGTCTCGGCGAAGAAGCCGCCGCGGGCCTCGGGCTCGACGTCGACGCGTCCATTCGTCGCGTACTGTTTCTCGCGTCGCTCGTCACAGCCGCGACGGTGGCGGCGGCCGGGTTGGTCGGATTCGTCGGACTCGTCGTGCCGCACATCTCGCGCGCCGCCGGTTTGCGACGCCACCGCGCGCTTCTCATCGGCAGCGCGCTGAACGGCGCGACGCTCGTCGTCGTCGCCGATCTTCTCGGGCGCATCCTCCGGCCGCCCGCCGAGCTCCCGCTCGGCGCCGTGACCGCGCTGGTGGGCGTCCCGTTCTTTCTGCTCAAGCTCCGGCGGCTCACGTGA
- a CDS encoding helical backbone metal receptor, whose protein sequence is MHRLDRRLYALTGALSIALFACGGAKPATSGASGGRDDFGNVITVGHENRPKRIVSLNPTTTEILFAIGAGSRVVGRSTYDVFPKEAAAVTDVGMPLRPNVEAVLAVHPDLVILYASNDNRPAAERFQQAGVIPLALKIDSIAQFERDTRLLGRLTGDSAAAYALVDSVAATLDRVRAATANLPHPTVFIPTWDRPLIAIGGGSFLSQLLDAAGGRNIYEDIATPSAVVTIEDVAKRNPDYVLTSPAAAPNIGTDPKWRALSAVRQKHVLIYDTLLVGRPSVTLGAAARSLADLLHPGAVR, encoded by the coding sequence ATGCACCGTTTGGATCGCCGGCTGTACGCGCTCACCGGCGCGCTCTCCATCGCTCTCTTCGCCTGCGGCGGAGCCAAGCCCGCCACGTCCGGCGCGAGCGGCGGGCGAGACGACTTCGGCAACGTCATCACCGTCGGCCACGAGAATCGCCCCAAACGCATCGTCTCCCTCAACCCGACGACCACCGAGATTCTCTTCGCCATCGGCGCGGGATCCCGCGTCGTTGGACGGTCGACGTACGACGTCTTTCCGAAGGAGGCAGCCGCCGTCACCGACGTCGGCATGCCGCTGCGCCCGAACGTCGAAGCGGTATTGGCCGTTCACCCGGACCTCGTCATTCTCTACGCGAGCAACGACAATCGTCCGGCCGCTGAACGATTTCAGCAGGCGGGCGTCATTCCGCTCGCGCTCAAGATCGACAGCATCGCGCAGTTCGAGCGCGACACGCGCCTCCTCGGACGGCTGACGGGAGACTCGGCGGCCGCGTACGCGCTCGTCGATTCCGTGGCCGCGACGCTCGACCGCGTGCGCGCGGCGACCGCGAACCTTCCGCATCCTACGGTCTTCATCCCGACCTGGGATCGCCCGCTCATCGCCATCGGCGGCGGCAGCTTCCTCAGCCAGTTGCTCGACGCGGCCGGCGGGCGGAACATATATGAAGACATCGCGACCCCATCCGCCGTCGTGACCATCGAAGACGTGGCCAAACGAAACCCCGACTACGTGCTGACCAGCCCAGCCGCCGCGCCGAACATCGGCACCGACCCGAAGTGGCGGGCGCTGTCGGCGGTGCGGCAGAAGCATGTGCTGATTTATGACACTCTGCTGGTTGGACGCCCGTCCGTCACGCTGGGAGCCGCGGCGCGCTCGCTCGCCGACTTGCTGCATCCGGGCGCGGTGCGCTAA